Within the Gadus chalcogrammus isolate NIFS_2021 chromosome 15, NIFS_Gcha_1.0, whole genome shotgun sequence genome, the region TATGTTAATAGAAATACATTGAATAAGTGATCTGAGTCCACAACCAGATTGCTGCATGCGAGTTACCAACAAGCTCTGGTTTCCTCCTCACATGCAGAGTTTGTCATGATGATTTAagttaattaatgaattaactGCCCTTTGATATTTTGAAATGACAAGGGTCTACGAAGTGTTCTCATAAATGGAGCTTGAGGACCAATGGTGGAAAGGACATCTCGCTGCCGATATCTACCATGCTCTACGATACAAAGTAATACAAGTTTTATTTAAACCGTCAAAGGTGGTTAACTCCATCACAGCCATGCTATTCATTTCTGATATCTCACTCACGTTGTTAACAGGAGCTCAAATTACCCTCCTTCAAAGGACAGTCTccccagctgaatttaagacgATACTTCGCAGACCTCATAGCGGTCGTCTGTAATCGCTTCAGGCTATGTCCAGCCGCCAGACATCTTGCGGTTTACCTGTTGGATCTTTTTATGGACCGCTATGATATCACTGTGCAGCAGCTTCACATGGTCTCCTTGTCATGCCTTCTTCTGGCCAGTAAGTATTTCAATACACATGTTTTACATAGAATGTTTTACTTCTTTACATATTCATCATCATGACTTGGCTTGGTCCCGTAATGCATGCCACCACCATCACACTTTGGCAAGGACCAATTCAATTGAAAATCAAGTCTTTATTGATTGTGATATTTTTCTTTATGTCATTGCAGGTAAGTTTGAGGAGAGGGAAGACCGGGTGCCCAAGTTGGAGATGCTGAACAGCCTGGGATGCATGAGCTCCATGAACCTGGTGCTCACCAAGCAGGGCCTGCTTCAcatggagctgctgctgctggagaccTTCCAGTGGAACCTGTATCTGCCGACCGCGGCCCACTTCATCGAGTTCTACCTGTCCATCGCTGTGCACGAAGCAGACCTCCATAATGGTTGGCCTATCGGCTGCCTGGACAAAACAAAGCTGTTCTTGGCCAAATATGCTGACTACTTCCTGGAGGTCTCCTTACAAGGCAAGCAGCTGGCAACACTATCACTGAATGAAGAGGGACTGCATACTTGAGTGACACAAGTATTTAAAACATGGAGTAACTAACTACACCATTTATTCGATTTTCTCTTAACGGATGAGACGACATTAAAAGGATAATAACTTCAAAATCAATTTTGAATAAAATGtgtattcattaaaaaaaaaagtacattcgGTTAAGGATTCATGTAAACAGGAAGCAAACCTATTTATAGTTGGATGTAAGCAATATAACCAAATCCTTTTTTACCATGACCATTGGCTGATGGATTACAATCTGTTATTTCCTCAACGGCTGGACGTTCACACACAAGCTCTGTTCAAACACGCTGGCACACTCAGACTATTCCTCTAATCCATACCCATAAAGATTTGGCAGGCACACGCCAGCTCGACAGCTGTACCTTCCCCCCGTCGCAGGAGCTCAGGCCCATCTTTTGTCGCTTCCTTTCCAGACCATGTGTTTCTGTGCTTCGTCCCGTCACTGGTGGCTGCCGCATGTCTGGCCTCCTCCCGCCTTATCCTCCACCTGTCCCCCACATggcccccccgcctccagcgTCTCACAGCCTATACCTGGGACGACCTGGTGTCCTGCACCGAGAAACTCATGGTGTGAGTGTCTCCCGTCAGATTACCCTCTCGCACCAACGGTGACACTTTGAGTTTGAGGGATGAATCATTTCTGGTTTTACAAATTGAAATAGGGGTTGACATAAAGGTGTAGCACATGGACTAGAGAAGATTTGCAATTCTAGTCTTATTGCAGCATATTCTTTCAATGAATACACTCGCCTCTCCGACAAGTACTAGAGCCCTATTCTACAGCATGAACTAGTGACTCATTGTAGAAGTGCAACAGGTGCAACACATTGACCTGTGAATCTGTGTGGGTCTCGTCTTCCTGCAGGATTGTATTTATGACTTGACAGGGAACATCTTGTGTTTTTATTCCTAGTGCACATGACGGCGATGTCAAAGAGGCCAACAAGCAGAAGGGTTCTCCTCCaaaccaccagcagcagcagcagcagcagcagcagcagcagcagcagcagcaccagctagCTCCAACCCCCAACTACCACACTTCAGGGCAGGCCAACCCCGTGGCTCAGTACCTCCATCGGCCCGTGATGCCCTAC harbors:
- the ccnj gene encoding cyclin-J isoform X2, coding for MVERTSRCRYLPCSTIQRQSPQLNLRRYFADLIAVVCNRFRLCPAARHLAVYLLDLFMDRYDITVQQLHMVSLSCLLLASKFEEREDRVPKLEMLNSLGCMSSMNLVLTKQGLLHMELLLLETFQWNLYLPTAAHFIEFYLSIAVHEADLHNGWPIGCLDKTKLFLAKYADYFLEVSLQDHVFLCFVPSLVAAACLASSRLILHLSPTWPPRLQRLTAYTWDDLVSCTEKLMVAHDGDVKEANKQKGSPPNHQQQQQQQQQQQQQQHQLAPTPNYHTSGQANPVAQYLHRPVMPYPQQTLPPAVAPSHRYLNQPIGLPAPIVPQHSHIPNATTHLESKASMSNRAYQVSVKYPFAAPCFDR
- the ccnj gene encoding cyclin-J isoform X1, with the protein product MELEDQWWKGHLAADIYHALRYKELKLPSFKGQSPQLNLRRYFADLIAVVCNRFRLCPAARHLAVYLLDLFMDRYDITVQQLHMVSLSCLLLASKFEEREDRVPKLEMLNSLGCMSSMNLVLTKQGLLHMELLLLETFQWNLYLPTAAHFIEFYLSIAVHEADLHNGWPIGCLDKTKLFLAKYADYFLEVSLQDHVFLCFVPSLVAAACLASSRLILHLSPTWPPRLQRLTAYTWDDLVSCTEKLMVAHDGDVKEANKQKGSPPNHQQQQQQQQQQQQQQHQLAPTPNYHTSGQANPVAQYLHRPVMPYPQQTLPPAVAPSHRYLNQPIGLPAPIVPQHSHIPNATTHLESKASMSNRAYQVSVKYPFAAPCFDR